CCCATCGCGCCCGGCGCCACCATCGGAGCGCCCATTTCGGTCTTCACGGGCGCGCGCCCGCCGCTCGACGGATCGCTCGCCGACACGGGCGCAGGCGCCGCCGCGTTCTGCCCCGTGACCACCTGGCCACCGCCCGTCGTCAGAGCCTCCACGAACTCCTTCGCCGACGCGAACCGGGCCTGCGGCGCCTTCTCGAGGGCGCGCATGATCGTCTGCCGCACCTTCTCGGGGAGGAGCTGGCCGTTCGGCGCGGCCTCGATCGGCTTCGGCTGCGCGGTCATGTGCTTGGTCGCCCACTCCCACGCGGTGTTCGCCTCGAACGGGAGCTGGCCCGTGAGCATCTCGTACGTCATCACGCCGAGCGCGTAGATGTCGCTGCGCGCGTCGATGGGCTGCCCGGTGAACTGCTCGGGGCTCATATACGGCGGCGTTCCGAGCACCATGCCTTGCTGCGTGAGCTTGGCTTCGTTCGGGTCGTTCTCGGAGCTGCGCTTGGCGATGCCGAAGTCGAGCACCTCGACCCAGTCGGTCTGGCCGGCCCTGTCGCAGAGGACCACGTTGTCGGGCTTGAGGTCGCGGTGCACGATGCCGTGCTCGTGCGCTTCCTGAAGCGATCCGCACACTTGCGTGAGGATCTTCTCGACGCGGGCGAGGGGCATCGGGCCCGTCTTCTCGAGCACCGAGGCCACGCTCTGGCCCTTGATGAACTCCATCACGATGTAGAGCAGGCCCTCGGGCGTGGTGCCGAAGTCGAAGACCTGGATCGTGTTCGGGTGATGAAGCTCGGAGACCGTCCCGCACTCGCGGGCGAAGCGCTCTTTGATCTTCTGGTCTTGGGAGAGGTGCTTGTGGAGCGTCTTGACCGCCACCTTGCGCACCGACGTGCCCATCTGCTGCTCGCCGACGTACACGCACCCCATGCCGCCTTCGCCGAGCAGCTCGGTGATCTTGTACTTGCCGGCAATGATCGTCCCGAGCAGCTGTTGCGAGTCTCCGCCTTCGGCTTCCATCGCCCGCTAGAGTCGCACAGATCGTGGGGTCATTTCCATTTCTGCAAGGACCTTGCGCAGACTTCGCCCTCGCCGACCCATCACGCGGCTTTTGCGCGCCTTTTCGCGCGCTGCCTCAGGGCGAGCCGGTGCCGAGCAGACGCGCGAGGGCCTGGGCGTCGACCTCGCGCCCCGGGATGTCCTCGACGCGTGTGAAGGACTGGTCGTGCTCGAGGCGGTACGAGCCCACGAACCCGTGAGGCGCGCCGGTGCGCCATTCGTCGGGCCCGAAGAGCGAGAACCAGCGGCTCCCGTCCTCGTCCTCGTACACGTGGTAGATGCCCCCGGGCTTCTTCTCGAAGTTGCATTTCGCGCGGTGGAGGGCGGCGTCCACGCGGGCCTTCTCGAGCAGCTCCTTCGCCTTCTCTTGCAGCGCGCGGATCTGCTCGGCGAGCACGACGAGCTTGCCCGTGGTCATCGTGGCGATCGTGTCGTCGGCCTTTTGGATCTCCTTGGCGACGTCGACCAGGTCGAACGCCGGGGCCATGCGCGAGAGCGGGTACGGCGCCGAAGCCTGCGACCCCTCCCAGCGCCCCTTCACGAGCGCCGTAGGCGCCTCGGCCTTCGGGTCGAGCTTGGGCTCGTAGGTGGGGATTTTGCTCGCGTCGTCGTCGCGGTTCATCGTCTGCACCCTCTCTCCGATGCCAGGGCAGGCTCAGGGGTTCTTGCCGGCTTCGTTCGCGCCGCCGTCTTCCGTACGGGGGAGCGTAGCCGGAGGCCACGGGACGCTCCACCGGGTGTCCGTCGCGCGGTCCCAGAGGTCGAGGTGCGTGCCCCGCGAGGTGGCCGGGAACGTGACGCCGATGCGCGTCGAGAGCTTGCGCGAGAGCTTGACCCCCTCGAGGTCGGGCGCGCCCAACAGGGGAAAATCGAACCGGACGCGCTCGAGGAGCGTCTTGCCTTCGTAGAGCTCGAGCGCGAAGCGCCCCATCACGCGGGGCGACTCTTGCGGCGTGGAGAACGAGCTCCGGGTCATCGCGACGAGGTACACGTCTCCCCTCACCCACCGGAGATCCACGAGGTACTGGTCCTTCTCGCGGAGCGGCGGGGGATCGGGGAGCGTCGACGTGATGACGGTCTCCGTGCGCGCGTCGGTCCCGGCATCGGCGGGAGGGCCGAACGTCCACACGGGAGACGACGCGCCGAGCGTGCCCGCGGCCGCAGAGGCCGTGAGCGCCACGACCGCGAGCCCTTGCCACGAGCGACGAGACGAAACCACGGCCGCACCCTTCCACGGCGACACGAAATCGCCAAGCCCCGAGGTGCCGTCAGGAGCGCGCGCCCGTAGAGAAGACGGTCCACGCGAGGGCCTCTTCCCACGCGCCTTCGCCGCCCCCGAGGGACGCCCACGTCGACAGGAGCGCCGCGGGGACGGGGCTCTCGAGCGCGAGCGCCTCGCCTCCCACGACGAAGCGCACCTTGGCGCAGTGGAGCATCACCCGAGAAAAACCGAGGATTTTGCCGTTCGCGAGCGCGAGGCGCGACGGACCTCCGTACGTCGGATCGCCGAGCAGCGGGGCCCCCATGTGGCTCGTGTGCACGCGGAGCTGGTGGGTGCGTCCGGTCTCGGGTCCGAGCGCGAGCAGCGCGGCGCGGGCCCCGCCGGTTCCCGAGGGCGCCTCGGCGATCACCGCGTACTTGGACCGCGACGGCTCGCCCTTGGGGTCGACGCGTCGATGGCGCGGGTCCCGTCCGGGGCCTAGGGGGGCGTCGCACATGCCCTCTTTGGGGCTCGGCGCGCGGGCCGCGAGCGCCACGTACCTCCGGTCGTACGCGCCTTCTTCGCGCGCCCGGGCGAGCTCTTCGCGGGCGAGCGGCGTGAGCGCGAACGTGACCACGCCGCTCACGTCGCGGTCGAGCCGTGACGTCGGGTGGAGGCGCCCCTCGGGGAGCCCTACGGCCCGCGCCGCCTCGGAGAGCAGCGAGCCCGCGCGCGCGCGCCCGTCGGCGATCGTGGGGATGCCCGCGGGTTTGTCGACCACGACGAGGTGCTCGCTCCGGTGCAAGACGACCACGTCGAGCCCCGACCGCGGCGCCTCGCGGGTGAGGCGGACCGTGACGCCCGCGCCCAGGGGCACATCGCCGCGTGATGCCCTGTTTTTACCAACGAATACGCGACCTTCCGAGACACAGCGGGCATCGGCACCGAGGCGCCCGAGCACGGCGTCGAGGGTGGTCGTTTCGGTCGTCACGAACACGACGACCTTTGGAGCTTCGCGGGCCACGCTCACCCAGAGCTCGTCGCGCCGGCCTCGGGTAGCACCTCGATGCGCCCTCGGTCGCCGTCGACGCGGAGGAGATCGCCGGTCTTCACGGCCAAGGTCGCGCGCTCCACGTTGACGACGCTCGGCACGCCGAACTCCCGCGCGACGACCGCGGCGTGCGAGAGCGGGCCACCGAGCTCGGTCACCACACCGGCGGCCAAGAGGAAGAGCGGCGTCCAGCCGACGTCGGTCGTGTGGACGACCAGGATCTCTCCGGGCTGCAGCAGGGACATCTCGGCCGGGCTCATGAGCACACGCGCGCGGCCCTCGACGACGCCCGAGCTCGCGGCGATGCCCGAGAGCACCTTGCCTCCCGCGGGTGGCAGCATGACCGCCGGGGGCAACCCGACGAACGTGGGAGGCGGATCGGGGCGCGAGAGATCACGGGCGAGCTCGGCTCGACGCGCACGCACGAGCGGCGCGAGATCCCGACGCGACGTGCGGAGCGCAGTCACGAGCTCGTCGGCCGTGAGCATGAAGACCGACTGGACCTGCGCGAGCGGCGAGCCCTCGCGGAGGAGGCGCTCGTAGTCGTCGGCGAGCTCGGGGACGAGCCGGAGGAGGCGGCGATCGGCGTCGAGGGCCACGTCGCGTACCATGCCGAGCACGCGGGTCACCCACGCACGCATGCGCTCGCGGAGCCGCGCCGCCTTCTGGGCGCGGGCCACGAGGTGCCTCACCAAGGTGACCTCGGCCACGTTGAGCTTCGATTTCAGCCGCTGCATCTCGGCGTCGGCCTCGGCGCGCGACCGCGCGAGCGTCGCCTCGATCTCACGAGACTCGCCGCGCAGCGCCACGCGGAGCATGGTGAGCACGACCCGCGGGTCCTCTCGCCAGCGCGGCGTCGAGAGCTCGGCCTCGCGCACCGCGCGCTCTCCGTAGAGCTCGAGGAACGAGACGAGGGCGCGCCGCGTGGGCCCCTCGGGGAGGGCGTCGAGCGTGACCGTGCTCTCCCGGAGGAGCGCGTCGCGGGCCGCGGGCTCGGTGCGCGCGATCGCGGCGACGCGCAGCATGCCGATGCCGGGGCGAGCGCTCTCGAGATCGTGGATGCCCCGAACGAGCTCTTGCGCGAGCCGGTCCGCGTCTTCCCGCGCGACACGCGAGAGCAGCATGCGGAGCGCGACGTGGGTCGCGAGCGAGCTCGACGCGCACGTGAGCATCACGGTGCCGGTCCGCTCGAGGAACGCTTGCACGTCCCGGAGGCGGGTCGCGAGGCCCTCGTCGGGCAGGATGGCCAAGTCGAGCGCGGCGTGGGCGCGGCGCAGCTTGTCGGCGTGGGCCTCGAAGGCCTCGACGTCCGCGTCGAGCCGCACCTGCTCCTTGAAGAGGCGCGCGGCCGTCATGGGGAGGCGCGCGTAGAAGCCGGTGCGCGACACGTCGCTCACCTCGCGCTCGAGCCGCTCGGCGCCCGCGCCCCCGCCGAGCTGCATGAGCGTGCGCGGATCGAGCCCCGGGACCTGCGCCGCGATGCGCATGAACTGCGACAAATTCAGGTAAAATCGGCCAAAAACGTTGCCGACGAGCTTCGCGTTCTTGGGCACGGCGCACCCGAGCGCGCCGAACGCCCGGCGGAACCCGGCCTCGCTGAACGCGCCCGCGATCGACCACGTGAACGGGGTCGCCACGCCGGGCAGCGCCTCGCCGACGTTCACGTTGCTCCACACGGTCTCGGCGTCGCCCCCTTCGGGGAAACCACGGCTCGTCACCGGGCGGGCCTGGACCACGACGAGCTCGTCGCCCTCGCACGCGAACTCGACATCCCAGGCGACGTCCTCGATGGCCTCGAGATTTCGCGCGAGCTCGGAGAGCTTACGCACGTGCACGTCGCGCAGCGCCGGCGAGTCGGGGCTCTGCGCGTCCCGCTCTTCGACGCCGTTCGGACCGACCACGGTGGCCTTGGGCTTCCGCGCGATCGTCTCGGAGACCTTCTGCCCGTCCCGCGAGAGGCGAAGCAGGTCGGGAGACGTGACCCCGTCGACCACGGGCGCACCGAGCCCGAACCCCACGTTGATCACGCGCTCTCCACGCACCGCGCCCGGCGCGACCACACGCGTGAACATCACCCCCGCGGCCTCGGCGCGCACCATGACCTGCACCACCACGGCCATGCCCACGTCCCGCACACCATGTGCGGCGAGGTAGGCGAGCGCGCGCCCCGACGCGATGCTGGCCCACACCTCACGCACGACGCGGGCGAGCGCCGCACCCCCACGCACCCCGAGCTTCGTCTCGGCGAGGCCGGCCATGGACACGAGCGCGCCATCTTCGCACGTGGCCGACGAGCGCACCGCGAAGCCCCAAGGGGCCTGGGACTCGTGCTTCGCCCAGAGCGCCTCGAGCTCTTCTTCGAGGCCGTCGGGCAGACGCGCGTCGAGCATCTCGTGCCGCGCCTCGGCCGCTCGCGCGTACACGTTGCGCCCGGACGCGACCCGCAGGAGCGAGCGCGGCTCGCAGAACGGAGAGAGCCCTCGGATGGCCGTCGCGAACGCGGCCTCGGGAAGCACCCAGGTCGCCGGCACGGAGAACCCGTTCCTGTGCAGCCACGCGAGGCGCGCCGCTTTTCCGCCGACCGTCCTCGGGCTCTCGCCGTCACGCGCGAGCGTCTCCAGCGGAACGAGCCACCCCCCTGCGCCCGCGCGCGCCTTCGACCTTCGCTCGTCTTTCGCCATTCGGCGACGATGCTAGTTCCACTCGCGGGCCCGCACAATCGCCCGGGCGGCGAGCGGACACGAGCCCCCCACGAGCGGTCAGGACCTCGCGAGCCCGGCCTCGTGCCAGAGCAACATCTCGAGCGCTCCAGGACCACGGTTGAACGGGTAGTCGTGGGGGCCAGGCACCAAGAGGTACTCGTGGTCGAGCCCGGCCGAGCGCATCGCCTGCGAGGTGGCCGTGACGACGCGACGAAAGTAGTCCTTGTCGCTCGTGAGGAGGCGGAGCTTGAGCCCGGGGCGCGCGACACGTGCCAAGCGGAGCGCCTCGACGAGCTCGGGGATCTGGGGATCGTCGATGGCCGCCTGGAGCGAGCCCACCATGCCGAAGGTCTGCGGGCTCTCGAGCCCCACGCGCAGCGCCACGGCGCCCCCGAGGGACACGCCGTCGATCCCGGTGGCCTCGGCCTTGTCGACGACGGGCAGCTCGCGCCTCACACGCGGGAGCAGCACGCTCTTCACGAAGTCGCCGTAGTCGCGCAGGGCGAGCGGGCTCTTGAGCTCGAGATCCGGCAGGTACGGGCACACGACGACGAGGCCACGGTACGGCGCGGTCGCGAGGCGCGCGTTGTGCAGATCGAGGCGCTTTTTCTCGACGAATCCTTCGAAATCTTCGGACGTGAGCGGCGGGGCTCCGAGCCTCCGGATGGCACGCACGAGGGCGTAGTCGCGCGGCCAACCGAGCGCGCCGAGCTCGGGCCCTTTGCGGGCCTCTCCACGACCATGGAGCGCCACGAGCACGGGGAAACGTTCGCCGGGGCGCGACGCCGGGAGCACCACCGCGGCGCGCGTGGCCTCGGAGGCGTCCGAGGAGAACGACCACTCGACGACCCGAGCGGGAGAGGCTCCGCCGTCGATCGTCGATGGGGGCTCGGCGGCCGAGGCCTCGTTGAGGGCGGCGTACGCGTGCGTCGACTCGGCCCTCGGATCGCTCTTTTTGCAGGCCTGAACGGCCGCCGCGGCTGCCCCGAGCACGAGCCCACGCCGGCCGATACGCAGGCCGCTCACGGGGAGGCCTCCGACGGGCCCTCGTGGGTCGAGGCGCTCACGTCACTCTTCCGGCGCCGAAGGCACATGCCCCGTGGCCGACCGCACGAGCTCGGAGAGGCCCGGGTCGGTCACGATCTGCTCGCGGAGCACCGCACGGATCGCGCCGAGCTGCTTCTCCCCGAGGCCCGAGAGCCCGCGCGTCGCCTCGTCGATGCGGGCGTCCACGTACCCGTTCACGTCGAGCTCGCCGGCCTTGAGCCGCTCGAGCGGAGATGCACCCGCGACGGCGGCGGTGCCCTCGGCTTGCGCGCTCTTCTCGGCGTGAACCGAGGCGAACGACTTCTCCACGTTCTTGGTCGCGTCGGCCTCGGCCGGGCCTTCGGGGCCCTGGACGCCCGCGTTTTTGCCGATCTTGTCGATCCCCATGGGAGCCTCTTCGGAGCGTACCATCTTTCGCCGGCACGCAGGCGCTTCGAGCTTTCGAGGCCGAAGCGGCGACCGTCGCCTGCCTTTGCCTCGAGGGGGTGTCGGCTCCCCGGGCCGAGCCGTTGCGTAAAAAAACGCGGCGCCCGAAAAAAGGCAAAAACGTCAGCAGTTACTTACACTTGAGGCGACAGGTCGCGTTGGCTTGGTAGGCGCACCGTTGGCTCCTCAAGGTCGGGAGGATGCTCGTGCGGGCCTTCGGGACGAAATGGCACACGCCCCCGGCGGAGGTGGCCTCGATGCGAGCCTCGGCCTTCTCACAGCCCTCCTCGTTGGAGGTGCCGCAGGCCTCGGCGACGTAGTCGTTCGGGCAGGTGACGTCGCCCTTGGCGAGGAGCCAGTCTTGGGTGTGGCTCGCGCCCGAGTCGATGCGCGCCGTGCGGGTGACCTCGGGCGCGCCGCTCCGGTACGTGACCTCGACCTTCATCGTGTGCGACTTGGGCGTGACCGGGGCCTCGTCGCGCGGCTGGAAGACGATGACCTCCTCGCGCGTGACGGTGTCGCACGCGGGCTCGTCGCCCCGAGGTTTCACGACGATGGGCACCTCCGCCGTGCCGAGGGCGGGCACCGCGAACGTCCCGCCTTGCACGAGCGCGCGGAGCTCGAGAGACGAGCGGTTCACGACCCGCACGAGCCGCGTCGCCTCACGACCGTACGGCACGTCCCCGAGATCGAGTTTTTGCGGGGAAATATCGGGCTCGGGGAGCGTGAACCGGCACACGTCGGCCAGCGGATAGAGCGCGTACGCCACCGGGACCGGGTTCTTCACCTTGAAGGTGAGGGGCTTGCCGTGGCTCCCCTTCGAGATGGCCTCGTCGAGGTTCTCGACCTCGAGGCCACCGACGACCGTCTGCTTGACGCTCGCGTCCTCGGCGCGGAGCTTCGCCTTCACGAGCTCGAGCGCCTTGCCGGTCACCTCGCCGTGGCGCACCGTGATCTCGTAGGCGAGGAGCCCGCCCATCTTCACCGAGCCGATGAAGTCGGTCGCGCCGGCGCACGCGCACTTCTCGGACTCGTACGTCATGGCCGGGCTCGGCGAGAAAAACTGCGGATCTTTGTCGCGCACGAAGGCCACGGCGACGAGCTTCACCGTGTGCGTCGCGCCCGCCGCGCCCGCGGCCAAGAAGGGCACGAGGTCGGCTTCGGCGCTCACGACCACGTCGTCGACCGCGAGCCCCACGTACGCGTAGTCGATCGTGGCGCGCTCGACCTCGGCCTGCGACGCCTTCGGGACGGCGCACGCCTCGGTCAGCAGCCGCGTGCCCGAGGGCGACTTCACGACGCCCCGCCCCGGCGCGTAGCTGCCCGTCGCGTCGAGCAAGAAGTCGTGGCTCACGTTGGAGTACGAGCCCATGGCCGCGAGCAGCCCGTCGGCGTCTTTGCAGGCCGCGCCGCCGAGCGCCGCGCACCCTCCACCTTTGCCCGACGAAGGCAGCCGCGGGGAACCGAGGCACCCACCAAGGACGACCGCAAGGCCCCCGAAGGCCACGAGACCGGGCACCACACGACGGACGCTCATGGCCGTGCACCTCCGAAGCCGACGCGACCGCGCCGAAGCCTCCGCTCTTGGGGCGACGCGCCGTCCTCTCCGAAGTAGAGCCACTCCCCGAACGTGAGGAGGGCCACGTCGCTCGTGCGCGGCGTGGCGATGCTGCCCACGGGGAACGCGCGGAACGCCCCGAAATTGCCCACGAATCCGTCGATCGTGACGCCCTCTCCGCTGGCGCGCGCGAGCACCCCACGGAAGCCTTGGCCCATGGGCTCGACCGAGATCGACGTCGGGTACCCGGGCCCCGCGGTGGGCACGGTGACCGCAGGACCGACGGGCTTCCCCATCGCGTCGATGCGCTGCGCGAGAGCGCGGTAGGCACCGTCCCGCGAGGGATCCGCGCCGTCCGGCGCCTCCTCGATCCACACGACCATCGCCCCGTCGCCCCACGGCACGATCTCCGGAGACCGCGAGTGCGGCAGGCTCGGGAGGAGCCGCGTCTCTTCGGCCATCTTGGTGGCGTCGTGCGAGCGGATCGGGCAGACGTAGATGTCGGCGAACCCTTCGCGCGCCGCCTCGCGCGGGTCGGACCACACCGCGAGCACACGATCGCGCCCGGCCGGCACGAGGCGAAGGCCCGTGGCGTCCCCCGGGGCGTTCGTGATGCGCTCCTCGCGGACGATGCGCTTGAGGTCGAGCCCGATCTTGGTCGTGTAGATCTCGCCGTTGCCGTTGCGGGTGTCGACCCAGCCCACGACGAAGCCGTTGCCTACCCACGCGAGCGCCACGTCTTGGGCGTCCCCGCGGGCGTTCGTGAGGACGACGTCGTTCGTTCGGCGACCGCGCGCGTCGATCCGCGTGACGTGCACCTCGGGATCTCCGCCTTCGCGCGCCACCCAGGCGACGGCCCCACCGTCCTCCGGTTTGCCGGCCGCGGCGATGGCCACTCCGCCCACGGCGAGCGCCCGATTCGTGAGCAATGTCGGGTCTTTGGCCTTGGTGGCCGGTTCGTCGAGGGCCTTGCCCTGGTCGTCGTAGGAGCGGATGCGCAACGTCGCCGCGCGGGCCTTGTTCCCGGGCACGTCGAGGTCCGACGAGAGCGTCGCGACGAGGGTGCGGTCGCCCATGCGCACGTGGGCGAGGTGCGCGACGGCCTCCCCCGTGGCGAGGGTCTCGACGTCGAGGAAGCGGGTCGCCTCGATGGCGGGTGTCGGCGGCATGACCTGGGCCGTGCGCTGGGCCTCGGGGGACCTCGGAGGGACGAACACGGACCTCACGTGAGACGGAGTCTCGGCGGACGCGGAGAGCGTCACGCAGCCGACGTCGCACCCGAGGGCCCACCCGAACCCCGGAGGATCCTCGCCGAACTCGAGGGGAGAGATGTCGAGCGGCTGGAGCTCCGAGTCGGTGCGGAGCAGGCTCGGGACGAAGGGCTTCGCGGCGCACTCGGGCCCCACTTTCGGCTCGAACGCGCACGGGCGAAGGGAGGCGAGCAGCGCGAAACCCTCGGGGGAGCTCGCGAGCTCGAGCCGCGATTTCGGCGCGACCTCGACGCGCGTGACCCGCTTCGGGGGCCCCTCGCCGAGCCTCGCCACGTGGACGAAGCGCTTGCCCTGGGCCTCGGCCACGTCACGCTCCCACACGACGGCCGTGCCCTGGCCGTGCGTACCGGTCGAGAGGCCGAGGAGCGTCGTCCCGTCTCGGGTGTCGGCGGCGGGGTGAGGCGGCACCACGAGCCCACGCGTGTCGTCGATCGTGGCGGCGAGGACCTCGGTCTCGGCCGAGCTCGCGTCGGTCCAGGCGACGTGGGTGCGCCCGCGATCGCGCGCGACCTCGAGCGTGCCTTTCACTGTGGCCGTGGCGGCGATCGCAACGGCCCGCGTGACGCGCGCGTCGGCGTCGAGGGTGTAGAGCGAGACGGCCGGGATCGGGGGCGCGCTCTTCTCCGGTTTCTTGTTGGGATCCGCGGTCTTATCGACCTTCTCGGCCACGCGCGACTGGACCACGGCGAGCTGCACGTCGCCGTCCGTCGGGACGACCTGCCACCCCACCACCCCGCGCATCACCCGAACGGGCACGCCGCGCAGCTTGCCGAGCGGGTCGAGCGAGGCGGCGAGCAAGGAGCCCTCGCCGTCGACGGTCTGCTCGACCCACAAAAGCAGCGCTCCTCGCGGGCTCGGCACGAGCTCGGTCCACACGATGTCGTTCGTGGAGCGCGTGATCTCGGCCGCGGGAGCCCGCAGGACGCCGTCGTCGGTGACCCCGAAGGCCCAGAGGCCCTTGCCGCGCTCGGTGAGCGCCGAGAAGCTCACGGCATACCCACGATCGGGGCCCCGCGTGGCCGTGACGGCCAAATCGGTCGAGTCGAACGGGGTCGGCACGAGGGCCTTCATGCCCGACTTCATCTCGCCCTTCGGCGTGAGCGGGACGACCGACACCCGCCGCACCCCGTCGTCTCCGAAGGCGAGCAGCGCGGCGAGGAGCCCCGTCTCGCTCCGCGCGAGGAAAGGCCCTATCGCGCGATCCCCTACGGTCGCGATGACACTCGCCTTCATCTTCGGCGACCGGAGCACGGCGCCCGGGGCCCTGCCCGAGGGCGCGCTCGGCGTCGTACCGACCGGGGTCGCGGGCGGTTTGGCGCGGCAGCCGACGGCCACCGCGGCGGAGGCCAGGGCCACCGCGACGAGCTTGGAATAGCGAGAAAGTCTCATGGAACGCGCGCACCGGGACATAGCACAGCGGAGGCAGCACGCCGCCTCTGGCCGGCATTCCCGGTCGTCGCGAGAGCCGCGCTCAGGAGGCGCGAAGGAGGCGCGCGATGTTGCGCTTTTCCCACGTGAGCGCGCGATCGTGGGCCCGGAAGAGGCGCTCGCGCTCGCGGAACTCGGGCGAGTGGAGGTCGCGCCGACCGCCGAGGCGCCGCGCGGGCAGGGCGTGGTGGAGCATCTCGTGGTAGAGCACGAAGGCCACGAAGTATCGAGGCACCCAGGCCTTGTCGAGCACCGGGTGGATGCGCACGAGCCGGTCGAGGTCCGAGTAGCTCCCGAGCTTGATGCTCTTTCGGGGCGAAGAGCGCTTCGTGCGCGAGCCGGTGCCCCAGGTGACGAGCGCGTTGCAGGTGCCGTCGAAGTACTTCTCGTTGAGCTCGCGCGCGATCCCCAAGAGATCGTGGTGGGAGCCACGCGTGACGAGCGGGATCGACCGCGGCTTTCGCCGGGCGAGGCGCGCGTTCTGGGCCTCGATGTAGGCGCTCACCTTGAGGCTCGCGTCGCGGTCGGCGCGCAGCATGTAGTGGACGAGGGCGTCCACCACGGGGGCCGGCGCGTCCAGGAACATGTGGTGGATGCGCACCTGCAAGACGCCCGCGTGCGTCGAGTGGGAGACGATGCGGTGGCGGTTGTCCGTGACCGAGAGGCTCACCGGGCCGGCGTACGCGGAGCGCAGCTTGCGCTCGAGGGCCTGACGGGCGCCTTCGTGGACGAAGAGCCTGGGCGAAGGTGTGGGGAACACGAGCGAGAGCTGCGCGCTCACCCGGTCGGGGATGCGGATGGCCGCCGTCCCCACGGGGCCCGTGGCGAGGACGAGACCCGCCCGCGCGAGCCTCGGCCCGGGAAGGATCTTCTGTGCTGCCGCCGACTGCCGAGCCATGGGGTGATGCTCCCTCCCCTTCGGCGTAGAAGAGGGGTCCATGGCTGTCAAGGAAGGGTCTTTTTACCTGAAATTTCAGACACTTGGACACGAGGGCAGCCGCCCCCACCTCGAGCTTTCCACAGCCCCTGTGCGAAACTTTTGCGCGTTTTTCGATGCCGCTTGACCGCCGGCGGGCGCGGGGGCAGCCGGCTCAGCGGTGGAGGACGAGGGTCTTCGGGTCGAGCACGAACCGCGAGACCGACGCGAAGCCACGCCCGTGCCGCGAGGTGGTGTCGGCCGTGAGCTCGATCGACACGACCATGGCCTTGAGCATGCCTTGAGGGGGGTGGGCGCCCA
The DNA window shown above is from Myxococcales bacterium and carries:
- a CDS encoding DUF2452 domain-containing protein; this encodes MNRDDDASKIPTYEPKLDPKAEAPTALVKGRWEGSQASAPYPLSRMAPAFDLVDVAKEIQKADDTIATMTTGKLVVLAEQIRALQEKAKELLEKARVDAALHRAKCNFEKKPGGIYHVYEDEDGSRWFSLFGPDEWRTGAPHGFVGSYRLEHDQSFTRVEDIPGREVDAQALARLLGTGSP
- a CDS encoding RluA family pseudouridine synthase, which encodes MPLGAGVTVRLTREAPRSGLDVVVLHRSEHLVVVDKPAGIPTIADGRARAGSLLSEAARAVGLPEGRLHPTSRLDRDVSGVVTFALTPLAREELARAREEGAYDRRYVALAARAPSPKEGMCDAPLGPGRDPRHRRVDPKGEPSRSKYAVIAEAPSGTGGARAALLALGPETGRTHQLRVHTSHMGAPLLGDPTYGGPSRLALANGKILGFSRVMLHCAKVRFVVGGEALALESPVPAALLSTWASLGGGEGAWEEALAWTVFSTGARS
- a CDS encoding phosphoenolpyruvate synthase; the encoded protein is MAKDERRSKARAGAGGWLVPLETLARDGESPRTVGGKAARLAWLHRNGFSVPATWVLPEAAFATAIRGLSPFCEPRSLLRVASGRNVYARAAEARHEMLDARLPDGLEEELEALWAKHESQAPWGFAVRSSATCEDGALVSMAGLAETKLGVRGGAALARVVREVWASIASGRALAYLAAHGVRDVGMAVVVQVMVRAEAAGVMFTRVVAPGAVRGERVINVGFGLGAPVVDGVTSPDLLRLSRDGQKVSETIARKPKATVVGPNGVEERDAQSPDSPALRDVHVRKLSELARNLEAIEDVAWDVEFACEGDELVVVQARPVTSRGFPEGGDAETVWSNVNVGEALPGVATPFTWSIAGAFSEAGFRRAFGALGCAVPKNAKLVGNVFGRFYLNLSQFMRIAAQVPGLDPRTLMQLGGGAGAERLEREVSDVSRTGFYARLPMTAARLFKEQVRLDADVEAFEAHADKLRRAHAALDLAILPDEGLATRLRDVQAFLERTGTVMLTCASSSLATHVALRMLLSRVAREDADRLAQELVRGIHDLESARPGIGMLRVAAIARTEPAARDALLRESTVTLDALPEGPTRRALVSFLELYGERAVREAELSTPRWREDPRVVLTMLRVALRGESREIEATLARSRAEADAEMQRLKSKLNVAEVTLVRHLVARAQKAARLRERMRAWVTRVLGMVRDVALDADRRLLRLVPELADDYERLLREGSPLAQVQSVFMLTADELVTALRTSRRDLAPLVRARRAELARDLSRPDPPPTFVGLPPAVMLPPAGGKVLSGIAASSGVVEGRARVLMSPAEMSLLQPGEILVVHTTDVGWTPLFLLAAGVVTELGGPLSHAAVVAREFGVPSVVNVERATLAVKTGDLLRVDGDRGRIEVLPEAGATSSG
- a CDS encoding esterase; this translates as MSGLRIGRRGLVLGAAAAAVQACKKSDPRAESTHAYAALNEASAAEPPSTIDGGASPARVVEWSFSSDASEATRAAVVLPASRPGERFPVLVALHGRGEARKGPELGALGWPRDYALVRAIRRLGAPPLTSEDFEGFVEKKRLDLHNARLATAPYRGLVVVCPYLPDLELKSPLALRDYGDFVKSVLLPRVRRELPVVDKAEATGIDGVSLGGAVALRVGLESPQTFGMVGSLQAAIDDPQIPELVEALRLARVARPGLKLRLLTSDKDYFRRVVTATSQAMRSAGLDHEYLLVPGPHDYPFNRGPGALEMLLWHEAGLARS